CCCCGGTCAGCGTGAGCGGCAGCAGGTACGTCTGGTCATCCTTGGTGGGTACGAAGGTCGCGAGGGGACCGGCCGAGCGACCCGGTGCGGCGTAGACGAGTACCCGCATGCCGACGGCGGACCTGGCCCGAACCCGAAGCGCGGCGTGCTTCGACAGCTTGCGGTCGGCGACGATCACCTCGTCGCCGCCGATGGCCTCGAACCGGCCGTCGCCGTTGACGTCAGCCTCGATGGTGACGAAGGGTCCGTCCGGACTCAGCGACACCGTTGTCCGGCCCGCCTTCAACGCGTCGAGGATCGCTCGCACGGAGCGTTCCGCGGCAAAGACCCAGGTGGTCGGTCGGCCGGGGGCGTTGGTCGGCCGCAGCTCCTTGAAGTGGCTGTCGCTCGCCGCTACCGCACCGAAGCGGAACCCGTGGTTCCAGCGGTTCTCGGCGTACTCGATCTCGACTTCCGGGTTGCTGCTGACGTTCCAGACCTCGACGGTGTCGATCCCCTGTGCGCTCGCGTTCTCGTTCGGACCACCGGCCGGGGTGTACTCGCCGTCGTCCGGGTGGGCGACCGACCAGACCGCGTCCTGGGCATGCGCGTCCCAGATCGACTGCTGCACATGACGGAACGGCGCCGAGCCGGGCGGGTTGGCACCGTCCACCACGGTGTCCACCGCGCCCAGCACGATGGCATGTGGTGATCCGTTCGCCTCCTCGCCGTTGAGCAGAATCAGCCGGTCGGACTTCCAGAGCGGATCCCAGTGCTGGTCGAAGGTGCGGTGGTCGGTCAGCGGCATGAAGGCCAGGCCCACCGACTCCGCGTAGCTGATTTGGTCACTGACCGGCAGGTTCCCCGGATCACGCTGACTCGACAGTTGGCGCGGGGCGCTCCCGTCCGACGAGTGGTCGTCGTGGACGTGGGTGTCACCCGGCAGCCACGTGCCCTTCGGCTCGTCGTGCGCACCGGGCTTACGCTCCTCGCCGGTGTCCGCCCATGCCGTAGCCCCAGGCAACAGTCCGGCAGCGGCGACCGCGCCGCTCACGGCGATGAACTGTCTGCGGTCTAGTTCCATCTGGTCCCCATTTCACGCGAACCCATCGACCTGCCGCCGGCGGACCTACCGCTACGCGACGACCCGACCGGTTCGATCAAGGTCATGCCCGGGAGACGCTAGCCAGCCGAAGCGATCGACCTGGTGAATCGGATGTGAATCCGGCATGGCCACGGCGGTAGCTACCTGGCAGTACGGCGCAGGCGTTGATCAACCGACGGATACCGCCCGAGCGGGCGAGCATCGGCACGAACAGGCGTCGTGTACGGCGGCGCGGCGGTTCTGGCGCCAGGGTTCTGCCGCCGTGGCCTGGCCGATGTCAGCTCAGCGCAGCCGTCTCTGCCGCGCAGCACTGAGCGTTCGCGCAGGTCAGCGCAGAGCCGGGCCGCCAACTCCCGCTCGGCGCGCGCCTCGGCTTGCCGGACGAGGCGGGTCAGCGGCTCACCGCGTACGGCCGGGACCAGGTGGGCACTCGGCCAGCCGGTCCGAGGCCATCAACTCGTCCACGATCGCCAGGCCCTGCGTGGACCCGGAGCCATGGCCCACGGCGACGGCCCGGTTGAGCTCGGCCACCGGCGAGGTTGAGCAGGGTTGCATCAGGCGTGGCCTGTGGTCGATACCCGTCCGTGTCGTCGGACCGCGCAGTGGCGGATGCTGGGCGACGCGTGCGGACCAGCGGCTGCGCGCAGATACGCCGCATCCGGCCACCGGGGATGCGTGGTGGCCGGATGCGGGTGGTGGTCAGGGTTTGAGCACGACCTTCTCGCAGTTGTCCTGCTTGTTCTTGAAGATCTCGAAGCCGCGCTCTGCCTGGTCGAGCGGCAGGGTGTGGGTGATGACCCGGGTCGGGTCGATCTCCCCGCGTTCGATGCGCTGCAGCAGCGGGTTCATGTAGCGCTGCACGTGGCACTGGCCGGTACGCAGGGTCAGCGCCCGGTTCATCCACGCCCCGGCCGGGAACTTGTCGAGAAAGCCGCCGTACACGCCGATCACCGACACGATGCCGCCGCTGCGGCAGGACAGGATCGCCTGCCGCAGCGCGTGCGGGCGCTCGGTTTCCGAGCGGACTGCCTGCTTGACCCGGTCGTAGGCGTGCAGGTGCGCCGCACCGTGGGTGGCCTCCATGCCGACCGCGTCGATGCACTTGTCCGGTCCCCGGCCACCGGTCAGTTCCAGCAGTCGGGACCGCACATCCACCTCCTCGAAGTTCACCGGTGTGTGGCCCGCCCGTTCGGCCATCTGCAGCCGGTACGGCTCTTTGTCGATGGCGATGACCTTCGCGGCGCCGAGCACCCGGGCGCTGTCCATCGCGAACTGCCCGACCGGGCCGGCGCCCCACACCGCCACCACGTCGGTGGGCTGGATGTCGCACATCTCCGCGCCCATGTAGCCGGTGGGCAGGATGTCGGAGAGGAACAGCACCTGCTCATCGGTGAGGTCGGACTCGATCTTCAGGGGGCCGACATCGGCGAACGGCACCCTCGCGTACTGCGCCTGACCGCCGGCGAAGCCGCCGGTCAGATGCGAGTAGCCGAAGATTCCGGCGACCGGGTGGCCGAACATCTTCTCCGCGATCCCGGCGTTGGGGTTGGAGTTCTCGCAGCAGGAGTACAGCTCGGCGGCGCAGGCGCCGCACGCGCCGCAGGCGATCGGGAACGGCACGACGACCCGGTCACCGACGCGCAGCCGACCTGGGTCGACGCCCCGGCCGACCTCCACCACCTCGCCCATGAACTCGTGGCCCATGACGTCGCCGTTCTGCATCGTGGGCACATACCCGTCGAGTAGGTGCAGGTCCGAGCCGCAGATCGCGGTGGAGGTGATCCGTACGATGGCATCGCGATCGTTGAGGATCTTCGGGTCCGGTACGTCACGGACCTTGACCTTGTTGCGGCCCGCCCAGGTGTTCGCCCTCACGCCTCCGCTCCCTTCGCGAACTCGGAATCCGACAGCGGATGCGCCGGATGCTGCGGGAACTCCTTGCGGGCCCGCTTGCCCCATGGGGCGCCCTCGGACCGGACCACCTGCCCGGTCTCCATCACCTGCTTGAGTCGGCGCAGATCGTCGTCGAGCTGCTGGTGCGGTTCCTCACCGAAATACTTGGCGACCGCCTTGCCGACCGCACCGCCCGGGACGTCGTACGACATGACGACGTGCACCTCGGTGCTGACGCCATCCGGGCCAGGCATGAACCGGACCATGCCGGCGTTCGGCACGTCGGCGGTCCCGGTAGACCGCCACGCGATCTTCTCCCCGGGCGTCTCGTCGATGATTTCCGCGTCCCACTCGACGTTCTTGCCGAAGGGCGCGCTGGCGGACCAGTGGCTCGTACGGTCGCCGGTGGCACGGACCTCCTGAAGGTGGGCCATGAACGTGGGGAGGTTGTCCAGCGCACGCCAGAACGCGTAGACCGTCGCTGGGGGTTTGCGGATGGTTGTGGTGGCTGTCAGCTCCATGGTTCCTCCTCCGCGTAAACCCCGTACCGCCGGCGCTGAACCGATCCTCTTCGCGCGGGTGGCCTGCACGGCCGTCAGCAGGTCCACCACGGTGATCCCGACGATGGCGCCAGTGACACCGACGAGGCGACGCCGGCGGCGTCCGCCACGGTGAGCGATGGCCACTCCGAGAGAGGCCAGGTCCATCGCGTCGCCCAGGACCCGGGTCCACGCCCAGATGCTCTTTCGCCGGCTCGTCAGGAGCCCGGCCGCATGGACCAACTCCCGCGCCCCGACAAGCGGCACCACCGCCCTGGAGGTCGGGGAGTCGTCCACCCCACTGATCCGGCGCACCGTGTCCGGTGCCGCCAGCTGTGCCACGCCCAGACCGAGACTCATCCAGCCGAGCCCGCGCCCCCGCCACTGCACCTCGTCCTGCCTGGCCTGCGCGGCCTTCCGGGTTGCCAGTTGAGTCACGGGTAGCCTCCGTATCCGGTCGCACCCGGCCGAGCCATTCCGGTTCATGACGGTCCGGGACGCGACCCGTACAGGTGCGCATACCCTTCGGAAACCGCCTCAATCCGCGCATCGGCCGCGGAATGGAGAAGATCCCTGTCCCGCTGCTCAGCAAGAGCGGTGGGGTTTCTGCCGTGGGGGGTTGGGATGCCGACGCTGTGGGGCTCAGGCCCGGCCTGATCCTCCGGACCCGCAGCCCCCACCGCGTCAGGCCGTCGCCATCCGGCGGACCTTCTCGCCCTGGGCAAACTCCTCGACCATCTTGGCGCAGAAGGCCGGAAGGTCACTGGGGCTGCGGCTGGTCACCAGGCCGTTGTCGACCTGTACCTGTTGGTCCACCCAGGTCCCGCCCGCGTTGCGGATGTCGGTGCGCAGACTGGGGAACGAGGTGACGGTCCGGCCGCTGACCATGCCGGTCTCGACCAACGACCAGGGGCCGTGGCAGATCGCCGCCACCGGCTTCTGCTGCTGAAAGAACGCCCGGACGAAGTCCATCGCCTGTGGGTTCATCCGGAGCCGGTCGGGGTTGACCGTCCCGCCCGGCAGCAGCAGGGCGTCGTAGTCGGCCGCATTGGCCTCGTTCACGGTGCGGTCCACCCGATAGCGGTTGGCCGGGTTGATGTCCTGGTTCATCGACTGGATCTCGCCGGAGTTCAATGAGATCAGATGGACCTCGGCGCCCGCCTGCTCCGCAGCGGCTCGGGACTGGGTGTACTCCACGTCCTCCACCCCGGAGGCGGCGAGGCAAGCGACTCGCTTGCCGGAAAGTGGCTGCTGGCTCTGCGCCATTGTGGCGGCCTCTCCTTCGCGGCGCCGCCCCGTCGGCGGCGCATCGTTCGCTCGCGGTCGCCTTCCCGGTGTTAGAACCGGGAAACAGTCACCGAACGCCGCTCAAGGGTGGACGGATCGATCAGGCAGGGTCTGCGCGGAGGAAGGTCGCCCTACGAGACTGGTTCCTGTGGCAGCGGGTAACGCACTCAACCACTGGCGCCGAGGCCCCGGAAAGGCCGACATGACCCTCCCTGCCGCCTCAATCGAACTGCCGTCCGGCCAGAGCATGCCCGCGCTCGGCCAGGGCACGTGGTACCTGGGCGAGCGCCCCGCGAGGCGACGAGATGAGATAGCCGCCCTGCACGCTGGCCTGGACCGGGGTATGACCTTGATCGACACTGCGGAGATGTACGGCGACGGCGCCTCCGAGGAACTCGTCGGCGAGGCGATCCTCGGACGACGCCCCGACGTCTTCCTGGTCGACAAGGTGCTGCCGTCCAACGCCAGCCGACGGGGTACCGTGCAGGCCTGCCGCCGCAGCCTGCAACGACTCGGCGTCGACCACATCGACCTCTATCTGCTGCACTGGCGTGGCTCGAATCCACTCGCGGAGACGATCGAGGCGTTCGCCGAACTCGTCGATGCCGGTGACATCGGGCAGTGGGGGGTGAGTAACTTCGATCTTTCCGACATGACGGAGCTACTCGAGGCGGGCGGCAGCGCCTGCGCGACCAACCAGATCCTGTACAACCTCACCCGCCGCGGTCCCGAGTACGACCTGCTGCC
This genomic stretch from Micromonospora krabiensis harbors:
- a CDS encoding SRPBCC family protein, which gives rise to MTQLATRKAAQARQDEVQWRGRGLGWMSLGLGVAQLAAPDTVRRISGVDDSPTSRAVVPLVGARELVHAAGLLTSRRKSIWAWTRVLGDAMDLASLGVAIAHRGGRRRRRLVGVTGAIVGITVVDLLTAVQATRAKRIGSAPAVRGLRGGGTMELTATTTIRKPPATVYAFWRALDNLPTFMAHLQEVRATGDRTSHWSASAPFGKNVEWDAEIIDETPGEKIAWRSTGTADVPNAGMVRFMPGPDGVSTEVHVVMSYDVPGGAVGKAVAKYFGEEPHQQLDDDLRRLKQVMETGQVVRSEGAPWGKRARKEFPQHPAHPLSDSEFAKGAEA
- a CDS encoding zinc-dependent alcohol dehydrogenase, which gives rise to MRANTWAGRNKVKVRDVPDPKILNDRDAIVRITSTAICGSDLHLLDGYVPTMQNGDVMGHEFMGEVVEVGRGVDPGRLRVGDRVVVPFPIACGACGACAAELYSCCENSNPNAGIAEKMFGHPVAGIFGYSHLTGGFAGGQAQYARVPFADVGPLKIESDLTDEQVLFLSDILPTGYMGAEMCDIQPTDVVAVWGAGPVGQFAMDSARVLGAAKVIAIDKEPYRLQMAERAGHTPVNFEEVDVRSRLLELTGGRGPDKCIDAVGMEATHGAAHLHAYDRVKQAVRSETERPHALRQAILSCRSGGIVSVIGVYGGFLDKFPAGAWMNRALTLRTGQCHVQRYMNPLLQRIERGEIDPTRVITHTLPLDQAERGFEIFKNKQDNCEKVVLKP
- a CDS encoding aldo/keto reductase — encoded protein: MTLPAASIELPSGQSMPALGQGTWYLGERPARRRDEIAALHAGLDRGMTLIDTAEMYGDGASEELVGEAILGRRPDVFLVDKVLPSNASRRGTVQACRRSLQRLGVDHIDLYLLHWRGSNPLAETIEAFAELVDAGDIGQWGVSNFDLSDMTELLEAGGSACATNQILYNLTRRGPEYDLLPWLREHRIPVMAYSPIEQGRLLGHPQVAETAARHGVTPAQVALAWLLRQEGVAAIPRSSNAEHTRENAEARDLQLSEQDMAALDRAFPPPAGPQPLEML
- a CDS encoding type 1 glutamine amidotransferase domain-containing protein — translated: MAQSQQPLSGKRVACLAASGVEDVEYTQSRAAAEQAGAEVHLISLNSGEIQSMNQDINPANRYRVDRTVNEANAADYDALLLPGGTVNPDRLRMNPQAMDFVRAFFQQQKPVAAICHGPWSLVETGMVSGRTVTSFPSLRTDIRNAGGTWVDQQVQVDNGLVTSRSPSDLPAFCAKMVEEFAQGEKVRRMATA